One segment of Streptomyces roseifaciens DNA contains the following:
- the sodN gene encoding superoxide dismutase, Ni: MLSRLFAPKVRVSAHCDLPCGVYDPAQARIEAESVKAVQEKYQANEDADFRARALIIKEQRAELAKHHVSVLWSDYFKPPHFEKYPELHQLVNDTLKALSAAKASNDPKTGQKALDYIAEIDRIFWETKKA, encoded by the coding sequence ATGCTCTCCCGCCTGTTCGCACCCAAGGTGCGAGTCAGCGCCCACTGCGACCTGCCCTGCGGTGTCTACGACCCCGCCCAGGCGCGCATCGAGGCAGAGTCGGTCAAGGCCGTCCAGGAGAAGTACCAGGCGAACGAGGACGCGGACTTCCGCGCCCGTGCGCTCATCATCAAGGAGCAGCGCGCGGAGCTCGCCAAGCACCACGTCTCGGTGCTCTGGAGCGACTACTTCAAGCCGCCGCACTTCGAGAAGTACCCCGAGCTGCACCAGCTGGTCAACGACACCCTGAAGGCCCTGAGCGCGGCCAAGGCGTCCAACGACCCGAAGACGGGCCAGAAGGCGCTGGACTACATCGCCGAGATCGACCGCATCTTCTGGGAGACGAAGAAGGCCTGA
- the sodX gene encoding nickel-type superoxide dismutase maturation protease has translation MQEQVDERGQELDRERRGLLRIGLAEVYNPSMVPTLNPGDQLVVQYGAVVRPGDVVVLRHPFRQDLLIVKRAVELREGGWWVRGDNPLVENDSREFGVVPQELVVARALVRLRRPPQAGQRSAGALLSWLASALRPVRSLPAGASAARLSRRLRAR, from the coding sequence GTGCAGGAGCAGGTGGACGAGCGCGGGCAGGAGCTGGACCGTGAGCGTCGCGGACTGCTGCGGATCGGGCTGGCGGAGGTCTACAACCCGTCGATGGTGCCGACCCTGAACCCCGGGGACCAGCTGGTCGTCCAGTACGGAGCGGTGGTGCGGCCGGGTGACGTGGTGGTGCTGCGCCACCCGTTCCGGCAGGATCTGCTCATCGTCAAGCGCGCCGTGGAGCTGCGCGAGGGCGGCTGGTGGGTCCGCGGGGACAACCCGCTGGTGGAGAACGACAGCCGGGAGTTCGGGGTGGTGCCGCAGGAGCTCGTCGTGGCCCGCGCGCTGGTGCGGCTGCGGCGGCCCCCGCAGGCGGGTCAGCGCTCGGCGGGCGCGCTGCTGTCGTGGCTGGCCTCGGCGCTCAGGCCGGTGCGGTCGCTGCCCGCCGGGGCCTCGGCCGCGCGGCTCTCCAGGCGCTTGCGGGCGCGGTAG
- a CDS encoding CGNR zinc finger domain-containing protein, translating into MELAYYSDFAVRLVNSEEPGRGTDTLTSVEAVRELFGPSAQGARRAGDSDVTRLRAVRARLRAVFEAAAEGDEVRAVDLLNALLMEYPVSPQVSGHEYRDEDGRPKWHMHIADHAANAGASYAATACMGLAVHLTEYGVDRLGICQASPCRHAYLDTSTNRSRRYCSDRCATRANVAAYRARKRLESRAAEAPAGSDRTGLSAEASHDSSAPAER; encoded by the coding sequence GTGGAACTGGCCTATTACTCGGACTTCGCTGTGCGGCTGGTCAACAGCGAGGAGCCCGGCCGCGGCACGGACACGCTGACCTCCGTCGAAGCCGTGCGCGAGCTCTTCGGGCCCAGCGCCCAGGGGGCCCGGCGGGCGGGCGACAGCGACGTCACCCGGCTGAGGGCCGTCCGGGCCCGGCTGCGCGCCGTCTTCGAGGCCGCCGCCGAGGGCGACGAAGTGCGCGCCGTGGACCTGCTCAACGCCCTGCTGATGGAGTACCCGGTCAGCCCGCAGGTCTCCGGGCACGAGTACCGCGACGAGGACGGCCGCCCCAAGTGGCACATGCACATCGCCGACCACGCGGCCAACGCCGGTGCCTCGTACGCCGCCACCGCCTGCATGGGCCTCGCCGTGCACCTGACGGAGTACGGCGTCGACCGGCTCGGCATCTGCCAGGCGTCGCCCTGCCGCCACGCCTACCTCGACACCTCGACCAACCGCTCGCGCCGCTACTGCTCCGACCGCTGCGCCACCCGCGCCAACGTCGCCGCCTACCGCGCCCGCAAGCGCCTGGAGAGCCGCGCGGCCGAGGCCCCGGCGGGCAGCGACCGCACCGGCCTGAGCGCCGAGGCCAGCCACGACAGCAGCGCGCCCGCCGAGCGCTGA
- a CDS encoding helix-turn-helix domain-containing protein, producing the protein MMSDFADLARRALRDSGYSMKAAARAMEYDVAYLSRVLNGKQNPSAKLAELMDDLVGAGGALAATVLSDDEKSRVSRSAANPSRLDAGTVDALADVLAAYRRLDDTAKPESVIPATVAQTKEVTRMLRGARGPHRDRLAEVASEWVQFSGWMLAQVRKDSQAVGLLNDALELADEIGNGTLAAQALNFKGYIARQQGRPQGIARWFLAAATAPGAHPAQRIGDLLQAAAGMAAMGELDAALRMVEKAEGLTDKAASLPPPDTAYWLTPAFNRLNMGICTLALGRYSEAVDHLTSGLAGLPEELRDAPWSWEHKDALRRAVEAA; encoded by the coding sequence ATGATGAGTGACTTTGCTGATCTTGCCCGCAGGGCGCTCCGGGATAGCGGCTATTCCATGAAGGCTGCCGCACGCGCCATGGAATACGACGTCGCCTACCTCTCCCGAGTGCTCAACGGCAAGCAGAACCCGTCGGCGAAGCTCGCAGAATTGATGGATGATCTCGTTGGGGCGGGAGGTGCATTGGCCGCGACCGTGCTCAGCGACGACGAAAAGTCGAGGGTTTCCCGCAGTGCCGCCAACCCTTCCCGTCTGGACGCCGGAACTGTGGACGCACTTGCCGATGTCTTGGCCGCTTACCGGCGGCTGGACGATACGGCGAAGCCAGAGTCGGTGATCCCGGCAACCGTGGCGCAGACGAAAGAGGTCACCCGAATGCTCAGGGGTGCCCGGGGGCCCCACAGGGACCGATTGGCGGAAGTCGCCTCCGAGTGGGTTCAATTCTCGGGATGGATGCTCGCCCAAGTCCGCAAGGACAGCCAAGCGGTCGGACTTCTCAACGATGCTTTAGAGTTGGCAGACGAAATCGGTAACGGCACCCTTGCGGCCCAAGCCTTGAATTTCAAGGGCTACATTGCCCGACAGCAAGGCAGGCCTCAGGGCATTGCTCGATGGTTCCTTGCCGCAGCCACCGCACCAGGTGCACACCCCGCCCAGCGAATCGGAGACCTCCTCCAAGCGGCAGCGGGGATGGCGGCTATGGGCGAACTCGACGCGGCATTGCGTATGGTGGAGAAAGCTGAAGGATTGACAGATAAAGCGGCCTCCCTCCCTCCGCCGGACACGGCCTACTGGTTGACTCCCGCGTTCAACCGCCTGAATATGGGAATTTGCACACTCGCACTCGGGCGTTACAGTGAAGCTGTCGACCATTTGACCTCCGGGCTCGCCGGACTACCGGAGGAACTGCGAGACGCCCCCTGGTCATGGGAACACAAGGATGCGCTACGCCGGGCCGTAGAGGCTGCCTAG
- a CDS encoding phage terminase small subunit P27 family: MADRYRPKPAIQRAREGNPSKTAIREGVIVPRAILAEPEWSEIFKTSPDPAVESANVRCREVASTEWRRVVPVLEVSAGIGDVDHATVKDLCVCVARIDQAERDLSERGLMVTAERGTVKNGAATIAGQYRTQLARYIRELGLSPSARAAISVSGPEDEDSDIWD; the protein is encoded by the coding sequence ATGGCAGACAGATATAGGCCTAAACCTGCAATCCAGCGGGCGCGCGAAGGTAACCCTTCGAAGACCGCAATCCGAGAGGGGGTGATCGTGCCGCGCGCGATTCTCGCCGAGCCGGAATGGTCCGAGATCTTCAAGACTTCACCCGATCCCGCCGTTGAATCGGCGAACGTTCGGTGTCGGGAGGTTGCGTCAACAGAGTGGCGGCGCGTCGTCCCTGTTCTGGAGGTGTCCGCCGGTATCGGCGACGTGGATCACGCCACGGTCAAGGATCTGTGCGTGTGTGTCGCTCGCATCGACCAGGCCGAGCGGGACCTGTCCGAACGTGGGCTGATGGTCACTGCCGAGCGGGGCACTGTGAAGAACGGGGCCGCCACGATCGCGGGGCAGTACCGCACACAGCTCGCCCGGTATATCCGAGAGTTGGGGCTATCTCCGAGCGCCCGCGCAGCAATCTCAGTGTCAGGGCCCGAGGATGAAGACTCGGATATATGGGACTGA
- a CDS encoding HNH endonuclease: MGGPDTDSNVQVLCRECHALKTSTEFGAAAVP, translated from the coding sequence ATGGGAGGGCCCGACACGGACAGCAACGTTCAGGTGCTGTGCCGCGAGTGCCACGCGCTGAAGACGAGCACGGAGTTTGGGGCTGCTGCCGTGCCGTGA
- a CDS encoding recombinase family protein, with translation MITSEYDGCGKCLVGVRRLSRKTDSTNSPEKQLGQVLSAVEAVGGHVIAWADDWEVSGATDPMTRPKLGPWLRNEMGPYDGIAGSAVDRIGRNQRDVLNTAYLVHESGRLLITYGHAGPWNLDDPADEMRLSMESFGAQMELRAIQKRNRDETKRARDAGQPKQKNRYGYRFVRLIPTGKVDHVELDPVASLILRDVAERILADETGTVTVHTEAARLNRAGVLSPADHRSVMYGRKPKGTLWNAKALKRMLVSEASLGYLMHDERPVIGADGHAVRIAEPLWDHATRDALVKKTAPQWTGKRAPKGVRLLSGIAFCGVCGQRLYMMARTGQNPSYGCTARTRGIPSSAKCKPAPSMSVPRLDKEVTDWFLDEYGSHQVMRKEFDPGTGYAARIAEIDADRTRLRGDRQAGLYESEADTEWYRTEYTRMTREIEELKKLPERPAGMRLVPIGRTIEASWTAAPDDAARREILTEFDVRVTLHPQGAKQRVHRTGLNPEHRAANQRAAEEHAEANALASLEEDAEALR, from the coding sequence ATGATCACGAGTGAGTACGACGGGTGCGGAAAGTGCCTGGTGGGGGTGCGTCGCCTCTCTCGAAAGACAGACTCGACCAACAGCCCCGAGAAGCAGTTGGGCCAGGTGCTCAGCGCCGTTGAGGCGGTGGGCGGGCACGTCATCGCGTGGGCGGACGACTGGGAGGTCTCCGGCGCTACCGACCCGATGACCCGCCCGAAGCTCGGCCCGTGGCTCCGGAACGAGATGGGGCCGTACGACGGCATCGCCGGATCGGCCGTGGACCGGATCGGCCGCAATCAGCGTGACGTCCTGAACACGGCGTACCTGGTCCACGAGTCCGGCCGTCTACTCATCACGTACGGGCACGCCGGGCCATGGAACCTGGATGACCCGGCCGACGAGATGCGGTTGTCCATGGAATCCTTCGGCGCACAGATGGAGCTGCGCGCGATCCAGAAGCGCAACCGCGACGAGACGAAGCGGGCGCGGGACGCCGGGCAGCCCAAGCAGAAGAACCGGTACGGATACCGGTTCGTCCGGCTGATCCCTACCGGCAAGGTGGATCACGTCGAGTTGGACCCTGTGGCGTCCCTCATCCTCCGCGACGTGGCGGAGCGCATCCTCGCCGACGAGACGGGCACGGTGACCGTGCACACGGAGGCAGCACGCCTCAACCGCGCGGGGGTACTGTCGCCCGCCGATCACCGTTCCGTGATGTACGGACGCAAGCCCAAGGGGACGCTCTGGAACGCTAAAGCCCTCAAGCGGATGTTGGTCAGCGAAGCGTCCTTGGGCTATCTGATGCACGACGAGCGGCCTGTCATCGGCGCGGACGGACACGCTGTACGCATCGCTGAGCCACTATGGGACCACGCAACCCGCGATGCGCTGGTCAAGAAGACGGCCCCGCAGTGGACCGGAAAGCGCGCTCCCAAGGGCGTCCGTCTGCTCTCAGGAATCGCGTTCTGCGGCGTGTGCGGACAACGGCTGTACATGATGGCTCGAACCGGCCAGAACCCCTCCTACGGCTGCACAGCGCGTACACGCGGCATCCCGTCATCGGCCAAGTGCAAGCCCGCCCCCAGCATGTCCGTTCCTCGGCTGGACAAGGAGGTGACGGACTGGTTTCTCGACGAGTACGGAAGTCATCAAGTCATGCGCAAGGAATTCGACCCTGGCACGGGGTACGCCGCTCGCATCGCTGAAATCGACGCAGACCGTACGCGCCTCCGAGGAGACCGTCAGGCGGGCCTCTACGAATCCGAGGCCGATACTGAGTGGTACCGGACCGAGTACACCCGGATGACGCGGGAAATCGAGGAGCTGAAGAAGCTCCCCGAGCGACCGGCCGGGATGCGATTGGTGCCGATCGGTCGAACCATTGAGGCCAGCTGGACGGCAGCCCCGGACGACGCTGCCCGCCGAGAGATCCTTACCGAGTTCGACGTGCGAGTAACGCTCCATCCTCAGGGCGCCAAACAGCGCGTCCATAGGACCGGGCTCAACCCGGAGCACCGTGCAGCGAACCAAAGGGCCGCGGAGGAGCATGCCGAAGCAAATGCCCTAGCTTCCTTGGAGGAGGACGCAGAGGCGCTCCGATGA
- a CDS encoding amino acid ABC transporter ATP-binding protein: protein MNAMVKAEGVHKSYGAVQVLKGIDLEVAPREVFCLIGPSGSGKSTFLRCINHLEQVNAGRLYVDGRLVGYREQGGKLYELKDSEVAKNRRDIGMVFQRFNLFPHMTALANVMEAPVQVKGETKAVARERAKKLLDRVGLGDKADNYPTQLSGGQQQRVAIARALAMEPKLMLFDEPTSALDPELVGDVLDVMRGLAEDGMTMIVVTHEMGFAREVGDSVVFMDQGVVVESGNPRDVLTNPQHDRTKAFLSKVL from the coding sequence ATGAACGCGATGGTGAAGGCCGAGGGCGTCCACAAGTCCTACGGCGCCGTGCAGGTCCTCAAGGGCATCGACCTCGAGGTCGCCCCGCGCGAGGTGTTCTGCCTCATCGGCCCCTCCGGCTCCGGCAAGTCCACCTTCCTGCGGTGCATCAACCACCTGGAGCAGGTGAACGCCGGCCGGCTGTACGTCGACGGCCGCCTGGTGGGCTACCGCGAGCAGGGCGGCAAGCTCTACGAGCTCAAGGACAGCGAGGTAGCCAAGAACCGCCGGGACATCGGCATGGTGTTCCAGCGCTTCAACCTCTTCCCGCACATGACGGCGCTCGCGAACGTCATGGAGGCGCCGGTCCAGGTCAAGGGCGAGACGAAGGCGGTCGCCCGGGAGCGGGCGAAGAAGCTGCTCGACCGGGTCGGCCTCGGCGACAAGGCCGACAACTACCCCACGCAGCTCTCCGGCGGCCAGCAGCAGCGCGTCGCGATCGCGCGGGCCCTGGCGATGGAGCCGAAGCTGATGCTCTTCGACGAGCCCACCTCGGCGCTCGACCCGGAGCTCGTCGGTGACGTCCTGGACGTCATGCGGGGCCTGGCCGAGGACGGCATGACCATGATCGTGGTGACCCACGAGATGGGCTTCGCCCGCGAGGTCGGCGACTCGGTGGTCTTCATGGACCAGGGCGTGGTGGTCGAGTCGGGCAACCCGCGCGACGTGCTCACCAACCCGCAGCACGACCGGACGAAGGCGTTCCTGTCGAAGGTGCTGTAG
- a CDS encoding ABC transporter substrate-binding protein, with translation MTASTTPRTAAARSRLAAAGAIAVAGALLLTGCGDQRDKTGNEAGQSAQGSKAPLFDKLPKKIQDSGVIKVGSDIAYPPVEFKKDGKVVGIDPDIAAALGKELGVRVEFNNGTFDALLTGLRSKRYDIAMSAMTDTKDRQDGVDPKTKKKVGEGVDFVDYFNAGVSLYTKKGDTKDIKGWDDLCGKKIAVQRGTVSHDLGKSQSEKCEKDEKDSISIEAFDTDLEAQTRLKAGGVDAVSSDFPVAAYAVKTSGGGNDFETVGDQVEAAPYGIAVAKENTQLRDALKAALEAIIKNGAYEKVITTWGVDAGAVKEARINGGS, from the coding sequence ATGACCGCAAGCACCACCCCTCGCACGGCTGCCGCCAGGAGTCGTTTGGCCGCCGCCGGCGCGATCGCGGTCGCCGGCGCCCTGCTGCTCACCGGCTGCGGCGACCAGCGGGACAAGACCGGCAACGAGGCCGGCCAGAGCGCCCAGGGTTCCAAGGCCCCCCTCTTCGACAAGCTGCCGAAGAAGATCCAGGACTCCGGCGTCATCAAGGTCGGTTCGGACATCGCCTACCCGCCGGTGGAATTCAAGAAGGACGGCAAGGTCGTCGGCATCGACCCCGACATCGCCGCCGCCCTCGGCAAGGAACTCGGCGTGAGGGTCGAGTTCAACAACGGCACGTTCGACGCGCTGCTGACCGGTCTGCGATCCAAGCGTTACGACATCGCGATGTCCGCGATGACCGACACCAAGGACCGCCAGGACGGCGTGGACCCCAAGACCAAGAAGAAGGTCGGCGAGGGAGTCGACTTCGTCGACTATTTCAACGCCGGCGTCTCGCTCTACACCAAGAAGGGCGACACCAAGGACATCAAGGGCTGGGACGACCTCTGCGGCAAGAAGATCGCGGTCCAGCGCGGCACGGTCTCGCACGACCTGGGCAAGTCCCAGTCCGAGAAGTGCGAGAAGGACGAGAAGGACTCCATCTCCATCGAGGCCTTCGACACCGACCTCGAGGCCCAGACCCGGCTGAAGGCCGGCGGCGTCGACGCCGTCTCCAGCGACTTCCCGGTCGCGGCGTACGCGGTCAAGACCTCGGGCGGCGGCAACGACTTCGAGACGGTCGGCGACCAGGTCGAGGCCGCGCCGTACGGCATCGCCGTTGCGAAGGAGAACACCCAGCTGCGGGACGCCCTGAAGGCGGCGCTCGAAGCGATCATCAAGAACGGTGCGTACGAGAAGGTCATCACGACCTGGGGCGTCGACGCAGGTGCGGTCAAGGAAGCCAGGATCAACGGCGGTTCCTGA
- a CDS encoding NAD(P)-dependent malic enzyme produces MAAEIVNPRSDSGPDDTRDEFFDPAFALHRGGKMAVQATVPVRDRDDLSLAYTPGVAKVCSAIAEQPELVHDYTWKSQVVAVVTDGSAVLGLGDIGPEASLPVMEGKAILFKQFGGVDAVPIALDCRGVDEIVDTVARLAPSFGGINLEDISAPRCFEVERKLQERLDIPVFHDDQHGTAVVTLAALRNAAELTGRTLGELRAVISGAGAAGVAIARFLVEAGIGDVAVCDRKGIVSGDREDLTEVKRDLAGFTNKAGLTGPLAVALDGADVFIGVSGGTVPEEAVATMAKDALIFAMANPTPEIHPDVAHKYAAVVATGRSDYPNQINNVLAFPGIFAGALQVRASRITEGMKLAAAEALAAVVADELSAECVIPSPFDERVAPAVTAAVAAAARAEGVARR; encoded by the coding sequence GTGGCAGCGGAGATCGTGAATCCTCGCAGCGACAGCGGTCCGGACGATACTCGCGACGAGTTCTTCGATCCGGCGTTCGCGCTGCACCGGGGCGGCAAGATGGCCGTCCAGGCGACCGTGCCCGTGCGCGACCGGGACGATCTGTCCCTCGCCTACACGCCCGGCGTGGCCAAGGTGTGCAGCGCCATCGCGGAGCAGCCGGAGCTCGTCCACGACTACACCTGGAAGTCCCAGGTCGTCGCCGTGGTCACGGACGGCAGCGCGGTGCTCGGGCTCGGTGACATCGGCCCGGAGGCCTCCTTGCCCGTGATGGAGGGCAAGGCGATCCTCTTCAAGCAGTTCGGCGGCGTCGACGCCGTCCCCATCGCCCTCGACTGCCGCGGTGTCGACGAGATCGTCGACACCGTCGCGCGCCTCGCGCCCTCCTTCGGCGGCATCAACCTGGAGGACATCTCCGCGCCGCGCTGCTTCGAGGTCGAGCGCAAGCTCCAGGAGCGGCTGGACATCCCCGTCTTCCACGACGACCAGCACGGCACCGCCGTCGTCACCCTCGCCGCCCTGCGCAACGCGGCCGAGCTCACCGGCCGGACGCTCGGCGAGCTGCGCGCCGTGATCTCCGGCGCGGGCGCGGCCGGCGTCGCGATCGCCAGGTTCCTGGTGGAAGCGGGCATCGGCGACGTGGCCGTCTGCGACCGCAAGGGCATCGTCTCCGGCGACCGGGAGGACCTGACCGAGGTCAAGCGCGACCTCGCCGGCTTCACCAACAAGGCCGGGCTCACGGGCCCCCTGGCCGTGGCCCTGGACGGCGCGGACGTCTTCATCGGCGTCTCCGGCGGCACCGTCCCGGAGGAGGCCGTGGCCACGATGGCGAAGGACGCCCTGATCTTCGCGATGGCCAACCCCACCCCGGAGATCCACCCGGACGTCGCCCACAAGTACGCGGCCGTCGTCGCCACCGGCCGCAGCGACTACCCGAACCAGATCAACAACGTCCTGGCCTTCCCGGGCATCTTCGCGGGCGCCCTGCAGGTGCGGGCCTCCCGCATCACGGAGGGCATGAAGCTCGCTGCCGCCGAGGCCCTCGCGGCCGTCGTCGCGGACGAGCTGAGCGCCGAGTGCGTCATCCCGTCGCCGTTCGACGAGCGGGTCGCCCCGGCCGTGACGGCCGCCGTCGCGGCCGCCGCGCGCGCGGAGGGCGTGGCCCGGCGCTGA
- a CDS encoding TolB family protein: MRHLRRAVVAAAVAGTCAALLPAAGAASAAAPRPAPRIERVSVASDGTQADAESHGASLSADGRTVVFLSRAGTLAPGAGPTGHVFVRDLQTGRTELISAASDGTPADTWSSSPSISGDGRYVVFDSGADLAPGSNPNGSDVFVRDRRTGRTEVLVANRTGGSGSNHSAAISTSGRYVAFVSGRDDLVPGDTNQREDVFVLDRRRGTTQRVSVASDGTEADGMSGHPVISADGSRIGFRTAARNLAPQTAGKPEKPGSRKSAGELARPGLYGFYVHELRTGRTERAAETYDGLQALVTGGTGLSPDGRYALFSSPEQVVADDTNGAQDVYAKDLRTGTTRRLSLAADGSQADGASYGGAAMSVDNERVFFASDAGNLVPGDTNDRQDVFVRNLRTGAVERLNVAADGTQDDGNAGEVRTDLLGRTAVFNSWGGNLVPGDTNGTGDVFVRRLGSGSAEARLIRRPGRTPGRRCGPVS, translated from the coding sequence ATGCGTCATCTCAGACGGGCCGTCGTCGCCGCGGCCGTCGCAGGAACCTGCGCAGCCCTCCTGCCCGCAGCCGGAGCCGCCTCCGCGGCGGCCCCGCGCCCCGCCCCGCGCATCGAACGGGTGAGCGTCGCGAGCGACGGCACCCAGGCAGACGCGGAGTCCCACGGCGCCTCGCTCAGCGCCGACGGCCGCACCGTGGTCTTCCTGTCCCGGGCCGGAACGCTCGCGCCCGGCGCCGGGCCCACCGGGCACGTCTTCGTGAGGGACCTGCAGACCGGGAGGACCGAGCTGATCAGCGCGGCGAGCGACGGCACCCCGGCCGACACCTGGTCCTCGTCGCCGTCGATCAGCGGCGACGGGCGGTACGTCGTCTTCGACTCGGGGGCCGACCTCGCTCCCGGCAGCAACCCGAACGGCTCCGACGTCTTCGTCCGCGACCGCCGGACCGGGCGCACCGAGGTGCTCGTCGCGAACCGCACCGGCGGCAGCGGCTCGAACCACTCGGCCGCCATCAGCACCAGCGGCCGCTACGTCGCCTTCGTCTCCGGCCGCGACGACCTCGTGCCCGGCGACACCAACCAGCGGGAGGACGTCTTCGTCCTCGACCGCCGGCGCGGCACCACGCAGCGGGTGAGCGTCGCGAGCGACGGCACCGAGGCCGACGGCATGTCCGGCCACCCCGTGATCAGCGCGGACGGCAGCCGGATCGGCTTCCGGACGGCGGCCCGGAACCTGGCCCCGCAGACGGCGGGGAAGCCGGAGAAGCCCGGGTCGCGGAAGTCCGCCGGGGAGCTCGCGCGGCCCGGCCTCTACGGCTTCTACGTGCACGAGCTGCGCACGGGGCGCACCGAGCGCGCGGCCGAGACGTACGACGGCCTGCAGGCGCTGGTCACCGGCGGCACCGGGCTCAGCCCCGACGGCCGCTACGCCCTCTTCTCCAGCCCCGAGCAGGTCGTGGCGGACGACACCAACGGCGCCCAGGACGTCTACGCCAAGGACCTGCGGACCGGGACCACCCGGCGCCTGAGCCTCGCCGCCGACGGCTCGCAGGCCGACGGCGCCTCCTACGGGGGTGCCGCGATGAGCGTCGACAACGAGCGGGTGTTCTTCGCCTCCGACGCCGGCAACCTGGTGCCCGGGGACACCAACGACCGGCAGGACGTGTTCGTACGGAACCTGCGGACGGGCGCCGTGGAGCGGCTCAACGTCGCCGCCGACGGCACCCAGGACGACGGGAACGCGGGCGAGGTCAGGACCGACCTGCTCGGCCGGACCGCCGTCTTCAACAGCTGGGGCGGCAACCTGGTGCCCGGCGACACCAACGGCACGGGCGACGTGTTCGTCCGGCGGCTCGGCTCAGGCTCGGCTGAGGCTCGGCTGATACGGCGACCGGGCCGCACCCCCGGCAGGAGGTGCGGCCCGGTCTCGTAG
- a CDS encoding zinc-binding dehydrogenase, protein MFAAYAARIDRDQPLTGLELGQRPEPEAPPGWTVVHVKAASLNHHDLWSLRGVGLGEETLPMILGCDAAGVDEYGNDVVVHSVIGQTGHGVGPTEPRSILTERYQGTFAERVAVPAWNVLPKPKELSYEEAACLPTAWLTAYRMLFTNADVRPGQSVLVQGAGGGVATAAIVLGAAAGLRVFATSRDAAKRERAVELGAEGAYEPGARLPHRVDAVIETVGAATWSHSVKSLKPGGTLVISGATSGPNPPAAELNRIFFLELKVVGSTMGSKEELADLLSFCAAHGVRPVIDSVLPLDRAREGFEKMAGGDLFGKVVLTV, encoded by the coding sequence ATGTTCGCCGCCTACGCCGCACGCATCGACCGTGACCAGCCGCTCACCGGACTCGAGTTGGGCCAGCGCCCGGAGCCGGAGGCGCCTCCGGGGTGGACGGTCGTCCACGTCAAGGCCGCCTCGCTCAACCACCACGACCTGTGGTCGCTGCGCGGGGTGGGCCTCGGCGAGGAGACGCTGCCGATGATCCTCGGCTGCGACGCCGCCGGGGTCGACGAGTACGGCAACGACGTCGTCGTCCACTCCGTCATCGGCCAGACCGGCCACGGCGTGGGCCCGACGGAGCCGCGCTCCATCCTCACCGAGCGCTACCAGGGCACCTTCGCCGAGCGCGTCGCCGTGCCCGCGTGGAACGTGCTGCCCAAGCCCAAGGAGCTCAGCTACGAGGAGGCAGCCTGTCTGCCGACCGCGTGGCTGACCGCGTACCGCATGCTGTTCACCAACGCGGACGTGCGCCCCGGCCAGAGCGTCCTGGTGCAGGGCGCGGGCGGCGGCGTGGCCACCGCCGCGATCGTCCTCGGCGCCGCGGCCGGCCTGCGCGTCTTCGCGACCAGCCGCGACGCGGCCAAGCGCGAGCGCGCCGTGGAACTGGGCGCCGAGGGCGCGTACGAGCCGGGGGCGCGGCTGCCGCACCGGGTGGACGCCGTCATCGAGACGGTCGGCGCCGCCACCTGGTCGCACTCGGTCAAGTCCCTCAAGCCCGGCGGCACCCTGGTGATCTCCGGCGCGACCAGCGGGCCGAACCCGCCGGCCGCCGAGCTCAACCGCATCTTCTTCCTGGAGCTGAAGGTCGTCGGCTCGACGATGGGCTCCAAGGAGGAGCTGGCGGACCTGCTGAGCTTCTGCGCGGCGCACGGCGTACGGCCCGTGATCGACTCGGTCCTGCCGCTGGACCGGGCGCGCGAGGGATTCGAGAAGATGGCCGGTGGCGACCTGTTCGGCAAGGTCGTCCTGACGGTTTGA